A window from Malassezia restricta chromosome I, complete sequence encodes these proteins:
- a CDS encoding Ca2+ transporting ATPase, sarcoplasmic/endoplasmic reticulum, which yields MEQGWTYSVDNALHYFNVSRTQGLSSEAAKAKLAKYGPNELKEEEPTPLWRLVLEQFQDQLVIILLVSAFVSLVLALAENEGSLLNALVEPSVIFLILIANATVGVLQERNADQSIQALRAYSPEQAFVIRDGKTCHMDARDIVPGDIVIVSAGDRVPADCRVIELRSSVLQVDQAILTGESESVYKTSNKVEDEKAVKQDMTNMLFCGTTIVNGACLALVCLTGEQTAIGDIHAEIGEHEDAKTPLQERLDEFGDLLAKAIMVICVLVWVVNIRHFGDPSHHGWLNGAIYYFKIAVALAVAAIPEGLAAVITACLALGTQKMARKNAIVRHLPSVETLGSTSVICSDKTGTLTTNEMSVTAMYLVGDNTEYQVTGTTFAPEGSIMLDGNAMTGLSRPGNAVQALAETCAVCNDATIVVDSNGRHKAIGQATEAALRVLVEKIGYHDHVQQAHVSSLQPALRVSAVSDLYAKSLTRLATLDFTRDRKMMSTFVRRSANKLRLLVKGAPESVLLCSTHVYLNENERIPLTDDMRVSLQQKLDAYGNDGLRVLAVAVRDDMSLPDLFSPLDPSKYAEYEHDLSLVGFVGMRDPPRSEVAQAIRSCMDAGVRVVMITGDNQRTAEAICRQVGLFGPTEDIGDRSYTGREFDAMTPEEMLSMSRRVVVLSRTEPSHKSRLVDLLQKSNEVVAMTGDGVNDAPALKRADIGVAMGTGTDVARLAADMVLSDNNFATIVSAIEQGRSIFNNTSSFIRYLISSNIGEVVSIFLTVLLGMPEGLIPVQLLWVNLVTDGLPATALGFNPPDGAVMHVPPRKRNDSLVSQWMLVRYMIIGVYIGVATVLGYAWWFVAYSGGPQISVYQLTHFHKCESEFNEIGCGIFTGVEAQHGSTMSLSILVTIEMLNALNALSDMDSLLFHTPFKNLWLIGAIMLSMALHMVILYVPTFQTIFSVVPLGWNEWMGVLALSVPVLVIDEAFKWAARGWLPKSKKTA from the exons ATGGAACAAGGGTGGACATATTCCGTGGATAATGCGTTGCACTACTTCAATGTTTCGCGCACGCAAGGCTTGTCTTCGGAAGCGGCAAAAGCTAAGCTAGCAAAATATGGTCCTAACG AGCTGAAGGAAGAAGAACCCACTCCTTTGTGGCGCCTAGTGCTCGAGCAGTTCCAAGACCAGCTGGTAATTATTCTTCTTGTTTCTGCTTTTGTGTCTCTAGTGTTGGCGCTCGCTGAAAACGAAGGGAGTCTGCTAAATGCGCTTGTGGAACCTAGTGTCATTTTCCTGATCCTAATTGCCAATGCCACCGTCGGCGTGTTACAGGAGCGCAATGCTGACCAATCCATTCAGGCACTGCGTGCATATTCCCCAGAACAGGCGTTTGTTATTCGCGATGGAAAGACGTGTCACATGGATGCTCGAGACATTGTACCTGGCGATATCGTGATTGTGTCGGCCGGTGACCGCGTACCCGCTGATTGTCGTGTAATTGAGCTTCGCTCATCTGTACTCCAAGTGGATCAAGCTATTCTCACAGGTGAATCCGAAAGTGTTTACAAAACTTCGAACAAAGTCGAAGATGAGAAAGCTGTTAAACAAGACATGACAAACATGCTGTTTTGTGGTACGACAATTGTGAATGGAGCATGTTTGGCGCTTGTGTGTCTTACCGGAGAGCAAACGGCTATCGGAGACATCCACGCAGAAATTGGTGAGCATGAAGATGCCAAGACACCGCTTCAAGAACGTCTGGACGAATTTGGTGATTTGCTTGCTAAGGCTATTATGGTGATTTGTGTATTGGTTTGGGTCGTGAACATTCGCCACTTTGGTGATCCTTCTCACCATGGCTGGCTGAATGGTGCAATCTACTACTTTAAAATTGCGGTGGCATTGGCTGTGGCAGCCATTCCGGAAGGACTCGCTGCAGTCATCACCGCCTGCCTTGCTCTTGGCACGCAAAAAATGGCGCGGAAAAATGCCATTGTTCGTCATCTACCAAGCGTCGAGACACTTGGGTCAACCAGTGTTATTTGCTCCGACAAAACGGGTACACTCACAACCAACGAAATGAGTGTAACCGCGATGTATTTGGTGGGTGACAATACAGAGTATCAGGTCACGGGCACAACATTTGCACCAGAGGGATCGATCATGCTTGATGGCAACGCAATGACTGGATTAAGCCGCCCTGGCAATGCGGTCCAAGCTTTAGCTGAAACTTGTGCCGTCTGCAACGACGCTACAATCGTTGTTGACTCGAACGGTCGGCACAAGGCTATTGGTCAGGCTACCGAAGCGGCATTGCGTGTGCTTGTGGAAAAAATAGGTTATCATGACCATGTCCAACAAGCACATGTGTCGAGCCTCCAGCCAGCGCTTCGAGTCAGTGCAGTAAGTGATTTGTATGCTAAGTCGCTTACTCGCCTTGCGACCCTGGACTTTACGCGAGATCGTAAAATGATGTCTACGTTTGTTCGTCGTTCAGCAAATAAACTTCGCTTACTTGTAAAAGGTGCCCCTGAGTCAGTGTTGCTTTGTTCCACGCATGTATACTTGAACGAAAACGAGCGCATACCTTTAACGGATGACATGCGAGTAAGCCTCCAACAGAAACTCGATGCATACGGTAATGATGGTCTACGTGTATTAGCTGTGGCTGTGCGTGACGACATGTCGCTTCCAGACTTGTTTTCACCCCTAGACCCGTCGAAGTACGCTGAATATGAACATGACTTGTCGCTTGTTGGCTTTGTCGGAATGCGTGATCCTCCGCGCTCCGAAGTAGCGCAAGCAATCCGATCGTGTATGGATGCTGGTGTGCGAGTCGTTATGATTACAGGTGACAATCAGCGAACCGCGGAAGCTATTTGTCGTCAAGTTGGTCTGTTTGGTCCCACAGAGGACATTGGTGATCGCTCGTACACAGGTCGTGAATTTGATGCCATGACGCCTGAAGAGATGTTGTCCATGTCACGTCGCGTGGTGGTTCTTTCGCGTACGGAACCATCGCACAAAAGTCGATTGGTCGACTTGCTGCAGAAGAGCAATGAAGTGGTAGCCATGACAGGTGACGGTGTGAACGATGCACCTGCTCTCAAACGAGCTGATATCGGCGTGGCTATGGGCACAGGTACGGACGTGGCAAGGCTGGCAGCTGATATGGTGCTGTCAGACAACAACTTTGCCACAATTGTGTCGGCGATTGAGCAGGGACGAAGCATATTCAACAACACATCATCATTTATTCGTTATCTGATTTCGTCTAATATTGGTGAGGTTGTGAGCATTTTCCTTACTGTTCTTCTGGGCATGCCTGAAGGTCTGATTCCAGTGCAGCTACTGTGGGTCAACCTCGTAACTGATGGACTACCAGCTACCGCGCTGGGCTTTAATCCGCCCGATGGCGCGGtgatgcatgtgccgccccGCAAGCGAAATGACTCACTCGTTTCGCAATGGATGCTTGTGCGCTATATGATTATTGGCGTCTATATTGGCGTCGCTACTGTATTGGGCTATGCATGGTGGTTTGTGGCCTACAGTGGTGGCCCACAGATCAGCGTGTACCAACTCACCCATTTCCACAAATGTGAGAGTGAGTTTAATGAGATTGGGTGTGGTATATTTACAGGGGTCGAGGCTCAACATGGATCAACAATGAGTCTTAGTATCCTTGTCACAATTGAAATGTTGAACGCATTGAATGCACTGTCTGACATGGATAGTCTGCTGTTCCACACTCCATTCAAGAATTTGTGGCTTATCGGAGCAATTATGCTTTCGATGGCTCTTCACATGGTAATCCTGTATGTGCCGACTTTTCAAACCATATTCTCTGTTGTACCTTTAGGCTGGAATGAATGGATGGGAGTTCTCGCACTGTCTGTGCCCGTTTTGGTCATCGACGAAGCATTCAAGTGGGCAGCGCGTGGCTGGCTGCCCAAGAGCAAAAAAACCGCATAG
- a CDS encoding cytochrome c peroxidase, with amino-acid sequence MSKLGDFDAVRKDIASILKKKGYDDGSIGPVLVRLAWHASGTYSKEDETGGSNGAGMRYEEEGGDPANAGLENARAFLEPIKEKHPWITYADLWTLAGVVAIKEMDGPEIEWKPGRTDFTNKRYVPPRGRLPDGAQGQDHLRHIFYRMGFNDQEIVALTGAHNLGRCHKNRSGFDGPWVVNPTRFSNTFYKFLLNLKWEPRKWDGPFQYSAYAPGMDEDDEPLMMLPTDYSLAQDEKFRPWVEKYAADRDLFYADFAKAFAKLIELGVYRDEDGIARCDKRDAKGSYIPAPKKSSSTGARPNL; translated from the coding sequence ATGTCGAAGCTAGGTGACTTTGATGCAGTGCGCAAGGATATTGCCTCTATCCTAAAGAAGAAGGGATATGATGACGGATCAATTGGTCCTGTTCTTGTGCGTCTTGCCTGGCACGCGAGTGGCACGTACAGCAAAGAGGACGAGACTGGTGGCTCGAACGGAGCTGGTATGCGATACGAGGAAGAGGGCGGTGACCCAGCAAATGCTGGTCTTGAAAATGCCCGTGCATTCCTAGAGCCTATCAAGGAGAAGCACCCTTGGATCACTTACGCTGACCTGTGGACTCTTGCCGGTGTTGTGGCCATCAAGGAGATGGACGGCCCTGAAATCGAATGGAAGCCTGGCCGCACTGACTTCACGAACAAGAGGTACGTGCCCCCTCGTGGACGTCTGCCCGATGGCGCCCAAGGTCAGGACCACTTGCGCCACATCTTCTACCGCATGGGCTTTAACGACCAAGAAATTGTAGCTCTGACTGGCGCTCACAATCTCGGTCGTTGCCACAAGAACCGCTCGGGCTTCGATGGCCCTTGGGTGGTGAACCCAACTCGTTTCTCGAACACATTCTACAAATTTTTGCTTAATTTGAAATGGGAGCCTCGTAAGTGGGACGGCCCCTTCCAGTACTCGGCTTATGCTCctggcatggacgaggacgacgagccccTTATGATGCTTCCAACGGACTACTCACTCGCCCAAGATGAGAAGTTCCGTCCTTGGGTCGAGAAATATGCTGCGGACCGAGACCTGTTCTACGCTGATTTTGCAAAGGCCTTTGCCAAGTTGATCGAACTTGGTGTGTACCGCGACGAGGACGGCATTGCTCGTTGCGACAAGCGTGACGCCAAGGGCTCTTACATTCCGGCTCCCAAGAAGAGTAGCTCGACTGGCGCTCGCCCTAACCTTTAA
- a CDS encoding cytoplasmic inorganic pyrophosphatase (PPase), translated as MTTAQDIQTRVIGAANTLDYRVFLESKSTGQPLSPFHDVPLYADEANGILNFIVEIPRWTNAKIEISKEDSFNPFKQDTKKGKLRYVRNSFPHKGYIWNYGAFPQTWEDPAFAHPDTKANGDNDPLDVVEIGETVGYTGQIKQVKVLGVMALLDEGETDWKVIVIDVNDPIAPKLNDIEDVEKHLPGLIRATNEWFRIYKIPDGKPENQFAFSGEAKNRSYATEVIHECHEAWRRLITGQANAGDIKLENSTVQGSKSLVAPNDTVITSIPSASPQPPAPIDPSIDKWFFISSSAN; from the coding sequence ATGACGACTGCCCAGGATATTCAAACCCGCGTTATCGGAGCCGCTAACACGCTGGACTACCGCGTGTTCCTCGAGTCAAAGTCGACGGGCCAGCCTCTGTCGCCATTCCACGACGTGCCTTTGTACGCTGATGAGGCCAACGGCATTCTAAACTTTATTGTTGAGATCCCGCGCTGGACCAACGCCAAGATCGAGATCAGCAAGGAGGACTCTTTTAACCCCTTCAAGCAGGACACGAAGAAGGGCAAGTTGCGCTACGTTCGCAATTCGTTCCCCCACAAGGGTTACATTTGGAACTACGGAGCCTTCCCCCAGACGTGGGAGGACCCCGCCTTCGCCCACCCTGACACCAAGGCCAACGGCGACAACGACCCTCTTGACGTTGTTGAAATCGGCGAGACCGTTGGATACACTGGTCAGATCAAGCAGGTTAAGGTGCTTGGTGTAATGGCCCTCCTTGATGAAGGCGAGACGGACTGGAAGGTGATCGTGATCGATGTGAATGATCCGATTGCCCCCAAGCTGAATGACATCGAGGACGTCGAAAAGCATCTCCCTGGTCTGATCCGTGCCACGAACGAGTGGTTCCGTATCTACAAGATCCCCGACGGTAAGCCTGAGAACCAGTTTGCCTTCTCGGGCGAGGCCAAGAATCGCAGTTATGCTACGGAGGTCATCCATGAGTGCCACGAAGCGTGGCGTCGTCTGATCACCGGTCAGGCCAACGCTGGTGACATCAAACTTGAGAACTCGACTGTGCAGGGCAGCAAGTCGCTCGTCGCCCCGAACGACACTGTTATCACGTCGATCCCTTCTGCTTCGCCACAGCCCCCGGCCCCTATTGACCCTAGCATTGACAAATGGTTCTTCATCAGCTCGTCTGCCAACTAA